A single region of the Candidatus Manganitrophaceae bacterium genome encodes:
- the gltB gene encoding glutamate synthase large subunit codes for MRDGASDLPPGFPKKQGLYDPQFEKDSCGIGFVADIKGRRSHDIIQKALQVLENLSHRGAVGCDPCTGDGAGILLQIPHLFLERACGEIGLNLPDAGEYGVGMVFLPPSPSDRRACESLFEKIIAEEGQRFLGWRDVPTKESELGEVARRTLPAIRQLFIARDRLGEMEFERKLYVVRKRVENAIRESALAQRNYFYVSSLSCSTLIYKGLLLPKQIPLFYPDLADPRMVSALGLVHSRFSTNTFPAWPLAHPYRYICHNGEINTLKGNVNWMRARQGRLSSDLFGGDIAKLFPIINENQSDSACFDNALEFLIMGGRSLPHAMMMLIPEAWAGNPDMDLDRRGFYEYHASIMEPWDGPAAVAFTDGKLIGATLDRNGLRPARYLVTKNDLVVLASEAGVLSFPPEEIRSKGRLQPGRMFLVDTVQGRIINDEEIKADICGRKPYRFWIMANRINIEDLPEPLNLLQPDHATLRQRQQTFGYTLEDLKMIMTPMAVNGEEPIGSMGTDTPLAVLSERPQLLFKYFKQLFAQVTNPPIDPIREQLVMSLVTNIGPKSNLLGETPEHARRIRVQQPILTNADLEKIRTIADGHFKTQTLRMLFPVAEGVAGLAPALERLCREASEAIKAGYKFIILSDRGVNAEWAPIPSLLAISAVHHHLIRECTRTEVGLIIESGEPREVHHFACLFGYGAGSINPYLAFETLTDMAREGYFPETIDEPTAEGKYIKSINKGLLKIFSKMGISTVQSYCGGQIFEAIGLNSDLIDRYFTGTPSRIEGIGIEALAEEVIRRHLQAHELTPAKQLDYGGEYHYRIQAEHHNWNPDTIMKLQHATQKENYGSFKEFSRLVDDESRARSNLRGLLELDLASKPIPIEEVEPASAIVKRFNTGAMSYGSISKEAHEMLAVAMNRIGGKSNTGEGGEDPERFIPMPNGDSKSSAIKQVASARFGVTTHYLINARELQIKMAQGAKPGEGGQLPGHKVDEVIARMRYATPGVQLISPPPHHDIYSIEDLAQLIYDLKNVNPQAAVSVKLVSEVGVGTVAAGVAKAHADKILISGDSGGTGASPWSSIKYAGIPWELGLAETQQTLVLNNLRGRVRVETDGQLKTGRDVVLATLLGAEEFGFSTAPLIVEGCIMMRKCHLNTCPVGIATQDPVLRKKFTGKPEHLINYFFFVAEEVREWMAKLGFRKIEEMIGRVDKIKAHRAIDHWKARGLDLSPLLTRPEVGPETATHCVEKQDHGLEGALDHELIKIARPALDSKTKIEHAMPIRNVYRTVGAMLSGEITKRHGAQGLPPDTIHFKFTGSAGQSFGGWSVNGLSLTLEGESNDYIGKGMAGGRIVVYPPKQATYPPEETILIGNTALYGATGGECYFYGMAGERFAVRNSGARAVIEGVGDHGCEYMTGGVVVVLGKTGRNFAAGMSGGIAFVYNEDGAFERRCNLSMVELDPVRDKKDQLLLKELIEKHLSYTGSAKAEKILSQWEWALPKFVRVMSVEYKKVLLQRASQKTMVHG; via the coding sequence ATGAGAGATGGTGCGTCAGACCTTCCTCCCGGTTTTCCCAAAAAACAGGGACTCTACGACCCCCAGTTTGAGAAAGATTCGTGCGGCATCGGCTTTGTCGCCGATATCAAAGGCCGTCGTTCGCACGACATCATTCAGAAAGCGCTTCAGGTGTTGGAGAACCTCTCCCACCGCGGCGCCGTCGGCTGCGACCCCTGCACCGGAGATGGCGCCGGGATTTTACTCCAAATTCCCCACCTCTTTTTAGAGCGGGCCTGCGGTGAGATCGGGCTGAACCTTCCCGATGCCGGTGAATACGGCGTTGGGATGGTCTTTCTTCCCCCCTCCCCATCCGACCGGCGCGCCTGCGAGAGCCTTTTCGAGAAGATCATCGCCGAGGAGGGGCAGCGCTTCCTCGGCTGGCGGGATGTCCCGACCAAAGAGAGCGAGCTCGGCGAGGTCGCTCGCCGCACCCTGCCGGCGATCCGCCAACTCTTCATCGCCCGGGACCGGCTTGGCGAAATGGAATTCGAGCGAAAACTTTATGTCGTTCGGAAACGGGTCGAGAACGCCATCCGGGAGTCGGCCCTCGCACAGCGGAACTATTTCTACGTTTCGAGCCTCTCCTGCAGCACCCTCATTTATAAAGGGCTCCTTCTGCCGAAGCAGATTCCCCTTTTCTATCCCGACCTCGCCGACCCGCGGATGGTCAGCGCATTGGGGCTGGTTCACTCCCGCTTCTCCACCAACACTTTTCCGGCCTGGCCGCTCGCCCACCCCTACCGCTACATCTGCCACAACGGCGAGATCAATACACTCAAGGGAAACGTCAATTGGATGCGGGCGCGGCAAGGGCGGCTCTCCTCCGACCTCTTCGGCGGCGACATCGCAAAGCTCTTCCCGATCATCAACGAAAACCAGAGCGACTCCGCCTGCTTCGACAATGCGCTTGAATTTTTGATCATGGGAGGCCGCTCGCTCCCGCACGCGATGATGATGCTGATTCCGGAGGCGTGGGCCGGCAATCCCGACATGGACCTCGACCGACGCGGTTTTTATGAATATCACGCTTCGATCATGGAGCCGTGGGACGGCCCGGCCGCCGTCGCGTTTACCGATGGAAAGCTGATCGGCGCGACCCTCGACCGAAACGGGCTCCGCCCCGCCCGCTACCTTGTCACGAAGAACGACCTCGTCGTCCTCGCCTCCGAAGCGGGGGTCCTCTCCTTTCCGCCGGAAGAGATCCGGAGCAAAGGGCGGCTCCAGCCGGGGAGGATGTTCCTCGTCGACACCGTTCAAGGCCGGATCATCAACGATGAAGAGATCAAGGCCGACATCTGCGGACGAAAGCCGTATCGATTCTGGATCATGGCGAACCGGATCAACATTGAAGATCTTCCGGAGCCGCTCAATCTCCTTCAGCCCGATCATGCCACCTTGCGGCAGCGGCAGCAGACCTTCGGCTATACCCTCGAAGACCTCAAGATGATCATGACCCCAATGGCGGTCAACGGCGAAGAGCCGATCGGCTCAATGGGAACCGACACCCCGCTCGCGGTCCTCTCGGAGCGTCCCCAGCTTCTCTTCAAATACTTCAAGCAGCTTTTCGCCCAGGTGACCAACCCCCCGATCGATCCGATCCGGGAGCAGCTCGTCATGTCGCTGGTGACGAACATCGGCCCCAAGTCAAACCTCTTGGGGGAGACGCCGGAGCATGCGCGCCGCATTCGGGTACAGCAGCCGATTTTGACCAACGCCGATCTGGAAAAGATTCGGACGATCGCCGACGGCCACTTCAAAACACAGACGCTTCGGATGCTCTTTCCGGTGGCCGAAGGGGTGGCCGGGCTTGCCCCCGCGCTGGAGCGGCTCTGCAGAGAAGCCTCGGAGGCGATTAAGGCCGGATACAAATTCATTATCTTAAGCGACCGGGGGGTCAATGCCGAGTGGGCGCCGATCCCCTCGCTGCTCGCCATCTCGGCGGTTCATCATCACCTGATCCGGGAATGCACCCGGACAGAGGTCGGGCTAATCATCGAAAGCGGCGAGCCGCGCGAAGTCCACCACTTCGCCTGCCTCTTCGGCTACGGCGCCGGCTCGATCAATCCTTATCTCGCCTTCGAAACGCTGACCGACATGGCGCGGGAAGGCTATTTCCCTGAAACGATCGACGAGCCGACCGCCGAGGGGAAATACATCAAGTCGATCAATAAGGGGCTTCTGAAAATCTTCTCGAAGATGGGAATCTCGACCGTCCAGAGCTATTGCGGCGGCCAGATCTTCGAGGCGATCGGATTGAACTCCGACCTGATCGACCGCTACTTCACCGGCACCCCGTCCCGCATCGAAGGGATCGGCATCGAGGCGCTCGCCGAAGAGGTAATCCGTCGACATCTCCAAGCGCATGAGCTCACCCCGGCCAAGCAGCTCGACTATGGGGGCGAATACCATTACCGGATCCAGGCGGAGCACCACAACTGGAATCCCGACACGATCATGAAGCTCCAACATGCCACGCAGAAGGAGAACTACGGCTCTTTTAAGGAGTTCAGCCGGCTCGTCGACGACGAAAGCCGCGCCCGTTCCAACCTGCGGGGACTTCTCGAGCTGGATCTCGCTTCAAAGCCGATTCCGATCGAAGAGGTCGAGCCGGCATCCGCCATCGTCAAGCGATTCAACACCGGCGCGATGTCTTATGGCTCGATCAGCAAAGAGGCGCATGAGATGCTGGCGGTGGCGATGAACCGGATCGGCGGGAAGAGCAATACCGGCGAAGGGGGAGAAGACCCCGAGCGGTTCATCCCGATGCCGAACGGCGATTCCAAATCGAGCGCGATCAAGCAGGTCGCCTCGGCCCGGTTCGGCGTCACCACCCATTATCTGATCAATGCCCGCGAGCTTCAGATCAAGATGGCGCAGGGGGCGAAGCCGGGCGAGGGGGGGCAGCTGCCTGGACACAAGGTCGATGAAGTCATCGCCCGGATGCGTTATGCGACCCCGGGGGTGCAGCTGATCTCCCCGCCGCCGCATCACGACATCTACTCGATCGAAGATCTCGCGCAGCTGATTTATGACTTGAAAAACGTCAATCCGCAGGCGGCGGTCTCGGTGAAGCTCGTCTCCGAAGTCGGCGTCGGGACCGTTGCGGCCGGCGTCGCCAAAGCGCACGCCGACAAGATTTTAATCTCGGGCGATTCCGGCGGAACCGGCGCCTCCCCCTGGAGCTCGATCAAGTATGCCGGCATTCCGTGGGAGCTCGGGCTCGCCGAGACACAGCAGACCCTCGTCCTCAACAACCTCCGGGGCCGGGTCCGGGTCGAGACCGATGGACAATTAAAGACCGGCCGGGATGTCGTCCTCGCCACGTTGCTCGGCGCCGAAGAGTTCGGCTTCTCCACCGCGCCATTGATCGTCGAAGGGTGCATCATGATGCGCAAATGCCACCTGAACACCTGCCCCGTCGGGATTGCGACGCAAGACCCGGTGCTGCGGAAAAAATTTACCGGGAAGCCGGAACATCTGATCAATTATTTCTTCTTCGTCGCCGAAGAGGTCCGGGAGTGGATGGCGAAGCTCGGCTTTCGTAAGATAGAAGAGATGATCGGGCGGGTCGACAAGATCAAGGCGCACCGGGCGATTGACCATTGGAAGGCACGCGGGCTCGATCTCTCTCCCCTCCTCACGCGTCCGGAGGTCGGCCCGGAAACCGCAACGCATTGCGTGGAGAAACAGGATCATGGGCTGGAAGGGGCGCTCGATCACGAGCTGATCAAGATCGCCCGGCCGGCGCTGGACTCGAAAACGAAGATCGAACATGCCATGCCGATCCGGAACGTCTACCGGACCGTCGGGGCGATGCTCTCCGGCGAAATTACCAAGCGGCACGGCGCACAGGGACTACCGCCCGATACGATCCACTTTAAATTCACCGGGTCGGCCGGACAGAGCTTCGGCGGCTGGAGTGTGAATGGACTTTCGCTGACGCTTGAAGGGGAATCGAACGACTATATCGGCAAAGGGATGGCCGGCGGCCGAATCGTCGTCTATCCGCCGAAGCAGGCGACCTATCCGCCGGAAGAGACGATCTTGATCGGCAACACCGCCCTTTACGGGGCGACCGGCGGGGAATGTTATTTCTACGGCATGGCCGGCGAGCGGTTCGCCGTCCGCAACTCGGGCGCGCGCGCGGTGATCGAGGGGGTCGGCGACCATGGCTGCGAGTACATGACCGGCGGCGTGGTGGTCGTGCTCGGAAAAACCGGAAGAAACTTCGCCGCAGGAATGAGCGGCGGGATCGCTTTCGTCTACAATGAGGATGGCGCCTTCGAGCGGCGGTGCAATCTCAGCATGGTGGAGCTCGATCCGGTCCGGGACAAAAAAGACCAGCTCCTCCTGAAAGAGCTGATCGAGAAACACCTTTCGTACACCGGCAGCGCGAAAGCAGAGAAGATCTTGTCTCAATGGGAATGGGCGCTGCCGAAGTTTGTCCGGGTCATGTCGGTCGAATATAAGAAAGTCCTGCTGCAGCGGGCGAGCCAAAAGACAATGGTGCATGGGTAG
- a CDS encoding TrmB family transcriptional regulator has protein sequence MVYTDRPPPEVGIVLKTLKTKEIIDRLSEIGFSEYEAKSYLALVQKNPSTAYEIGKDSGVPSSKIYEVLSKLKEKGMILTVEEENGKTKRYIPQHPDEFLAEYQHGVQKTVQSLRGVLNGMNGNKEASYVWNIVDHDRLLEKAHQMIEATQRVALLSLWNDELALLEGPLRAAEERGVQIALVHFGPPKISVGQVYYHPIEDTLYSEKQGRALVLVVDSQEVLMGNIGREGRTEGAWSRNKGFTMIAEDYVKHDIYIAKIISRFEKELIKKFGEKYVKLRDVLHDEVIS, from the coding sequence ATGGTTTATACAGACCGCCCGCCCCCGGAGGTCGGAATCGTCTTGAAGACATTAAAAACAAAAGAGATCATTGACCGATTGTCCGAGATCGGATTTTCGGAATATGAAGCAAAATCGTATCTCGCGCTGGTTCAGAAAAACCCCTCGACCGCCTACGAGATCGGAAAAGATTCGGGCGTTCCCTCCTCGAAGATCTATGAGGTTCTCAGCAAGCTGAAGGAGAAGGGGATGATCCTGACGGTCGAGGAGGAAAACGGCAAAACGAAGCGCTATATCCCGCAGCATCCCGACGAATTTCTCGCCGAATATCAGCACGGCGTCCAGAAGACCGTTCAGTCGCTGCGCGGCGTCCTTAACGGGATGAATGGGAACAAAGAGGCGAGCTATGTTTGGAACATCGTCGACCACGACCGCCTGCTGGAGAAGGCCCATCAGATGATTGAGGCGACCCAGAGGGTCGCCCTTCTCTCCCTCTGGAACGACGAGCTCGCTTTGCTGGAAGGGCCGCTTCGCGCCGCCGAGGAGCGGGGCGTTCAGATCGCCCTGGTCCACTTCGGCCCCCCGAAGATCAGCGTCGGGCAGGTCTATTACCACCCGATCGAAGACACCCTCTACTCGGAGAAACAGGGACGCGCCCTGGTCCTGGTCGTCGACTCCCAAGAGGTCTTGATGGGGAACATCGGCCGCGAGGGGCGAACCGAAGGGGCCTGGAGCCGGAACAAAGGGTTCACGATGATCGCGGAAGATTATGTCAAACATGATATTTACATCGCCAAGATCATCAGCCGTTTTGAAAAAGAGCTGATCAAAAAATTCGGCGAGAAATACGTGAAGCTGCGTGACGTGTTGCATGACGAGGTGATTTCTTAG
- a CDS encoding SUMF1/EgtB/PvdO family nonheme iron enzyme — protein MKRKGFNLLFALLLILGTGFLLLGSTSGQTVGPNLSDPASRKECRLCHKGPSRHQIDDSREPWCANCHQLHQLVDVLGLEAYRQRAVRAVEAPKKEEIIAQKMVLIPAGDFIMGEDFFKKNAGPRHTVHLDDYYIDQYDVTNAHYKRFVDATHRTPPSHWKDDQYPPGKANHPVTFVNWFDADAYCKWEGKHLPSEQEWEKAARGSDGRMFPWGAKYEAKRANVPMEEIKDTTPVNAFPDGRSPYGVYDMSGNVFQWTSDWFLPYPGNNVPHPNYGEKLKVLRGGSFFDCSYYKCGLSFQTFNRISLAPATKAISAGFRCAKPAKEIKP, from the coding sequence ATGAAACGGAAAGGATTTAATCTTCTTTTTGCATTGCTTCTGATTTTGGGAACGGGGTTTCTCCTCCTCGGTTCTACCTCCGGTCAGACGGTCGGGCCGAATCTCTCCGATCCCGCTTCGCGGAAGGAGTGCCGTCTCTGCCACAAGGGGCCCTCCCGGCATCAGATCGACGACTCTCGTGAGCCATGGTGCGCCAACTGTCATCAACTCCACCAGCTCGTAGACGTTCTCGGGTTAGAAGCGTACCGTCAGCGTGCGGTCCGCGCGGTGGAGGCGCCGAAGAAAGAAGAGATCATCGCGCAGAAGATGGTTTTAATCCCGGCGGGTGATTTCATCATGGGGGAAGATTTCTTCAAGAAGAACGCCGGCCCGCGCCACACCGTCCACCTCGACGATTACTATATCGACCAGTATGACGTCACGAACGCGCATTACAAGCGCTTCGTCGATGCGACCCATCGAACCCCTCCTTCCCATTGGAAGGACGATCAATATCCGCCGGGAAAGGCGAATCATCCGGTGACGTTTGTGAACTGGTTTGATGCCGACGCCTACTGCAAATGGGAGGGGAAGCACCTTCCCTCGGAGCAAGAGTGGGAGAAGGCGGCGCGGGGGAGCGATGGAAGGATGTTTCCGTGGGGAGCGAAGTACGAGGCGAAGCGGGCAAACGTGCCGATGGAAGAGATCAAAGACACGACGCCGGTGAACGCTTTCCCCGACGGCCGAAGTCCCTATGGCGTCTATGATATGTCGGGCAACGTCTTTCAGTGGACCTCGGATTGGTTTCTTCCCTATCCTGGGAATAATGTTCCTCACCCGAATTATGGAGAGAAGCTCAAGGTGCTGCGGGGGGGATCGTTCTTCGATTGCAGCTATTACAAATGCGGCCTCTCTTTCCAGACCTTCAATCGGATCTCGTTGGCGCCGGCGACCAAGGCGATCTCCGCCGGGTTCCGCTGTGCCAAGCCGGCAAAAGAGATCAAACCGTAA
- a CDS encoding DsrE family protein, whose amino-acid sequence MKKMAIIVTRGTHNNFVTVLTMVMAAAVCEMSVRIFFRDEAVYKLSKKKISDLNLSDVYAGVENELKKNYEATGMVDLQKAIREVKSQGDVKLYTCTSSMALIGMAQDDLIPEIDEPRGLTSFLLEEMDDADMILTF is encoded by the coding sequence ATGAAAAAGATGGCGATCATTGTCACCCGGGGGACCCACAACAACTTCGTGACGGTCCTGACGATGGTGATGGCCGCGGCCGTCTGCGAGATGTCGGTCCGGATTTTCTTCCGGGACGAGGCGGTCTACAAACTCTCCAAGAAAAAGATCTCCGACCTTAACCTTTCCGACGTTTATGCCGGCGTCGAGAACGAGTTGAAAAAGAACTACGAGGCGACCGGAATGGTCGACCTCCAGAAAGCGATTCGAGAGGTCAAATCACAAGGAGATGTAAAACTCTATACCTGCACCTCCTCGATGGCGCTCATTGGGATGGCCCAAGACGACCTCATCCCCGAAATCGACGAGCCGCGCGGTCTCACCTCTTTCCTCCTTGAGGAGATGGACGACGCCGACATGATCCTCACCTTCTGA
- a CDS encoding DsrE family protein — protein MANKVLVVFEKPIYLSFEPVDPHVFATALGVSDTPVEVNVLLRDSAVTYGVKNQQVNVKIAGQDIMLHETSPEKVMTFMIEHGAKIRAVSEDMKMRGINKEDLVQGIEVISEDDSVRLLEEHDSFMVW, from the coding sequence ATGGCCAATAAGGTGCTGGTTGTCTTCGAAAAGCCGATCTATCTCAGTTTTGAGCCGGTCGATCCGCATGTCTTCGCCACCGCCCTCGGCGTCTCCGACACCCCGGTCGAGGTGAATGTGCTGCTCCGCGATTCGGCGGTAACCTATGGCGTGAAGAACCAACAGGTCAACGTCAAGATCGCCGGGCAAGACATCATGCTCCATGAAACCTCCCCGGAAAAGGTCATGACCTTCATGATCGAGCATGGCGCGAAGATCCGCGCCGTCTCCGAAGACATGAAGATGCGCGGCATCAACAAGGAAGATCTGGTCCAAGGAATCGAGGTCATCTCCGAAGATGACTCCGTTCGCCTGCTCGAAGAGCACGATTCCTTCATGGTATGGTAA
- a CDS encoding DsrE family protein — protein MATETTPSSAPAKVKRVAIVLATGSYQREAPTTVLRLVEKLLQRGVDVNVWAFEEAVTLTNKDQIDHNEPGSLQKVLGEKHPNIGRFIDQMIRAGLHGAKLDWVSCILCVQERGVEKHQMGGSIVGTLGDLWKFVKAADRVICIPTYR, from the coding sequence ATGGCCACTGAAACGACGCCGAGCAGCGCTCCGGCAAAAGTAAAACGGGTTGCGATCGTTCTGGCAACCGGCTCTTATCAACGCGAGGCTCCCACCACCGTGCTTCGACTGGTTGAAAAACTCCTGCAGCGCGGGGTCGATGTGAACGTCTGGGCCTTTGAGGAAGCGGTCACACTGACCAATAAAGATCAGATCGATCACAACGAGCCCGGATCGCTCCAAAAAGTCCTTGGCGAAAAACATCCGAACATCGGCCGGTTCATCGATCAGATGATCCGCGCGGGACTTCACGGTGCGAAGCTCGACTGGGTCTCATGCATCCTTTGCGTGCAAGAGCGCGGCGTCGAGAAACACCAGATGGGGGGCTCAATCGTCGGCACCCTCGGTGATCTCTGGAAATTCGTCAAGGCGGCCGACCGGGTGATCTGCATCCCGACTTATCGATAA
- a CDS encoding DsrE family protein gives MARYLIVDSRDLTEYTNGRYIQKVAGKLKEDGNDVTLFLIENGVIAARKGGDIAKNLTDLSKRGAKVLVDDISCKARGVAQLADGISQSNVDQLADLITEGSDKVIWY, from the coding sequence ATGGCGCGTTATCTGATCGTTGACAGCCGTGATTTAACCGAATACACCAACGGCCGTTATATTCAAAAGGTTGCCGGAAAATTAAAGGAAGATGGAAATGATGTGACCCTCTTCCTCATTGAGAACGGTGTCATCGCCGCTCGAAAGGGAGGAGATATCGCGAAGAATTTAACCGATCTTTCAAAACGGGGCGCCAAGGTCTTGGTGGATGACATCTCCTGCAAGGCGCGCGGGGTGGCCCAGCTGGCCGACGGGATCTCTCAATCGAATGTCGATCAGCTCGCCGACCTCATCACGGAAGGATCGGACAAGGTCATCTGGTACTAA
- a CDS encoding sigma-54-dependent Fis family transcriptional regulator, which produces MSADRILIVEDDPSIRTILSDLLTRNGYQTENASDGPQAVALATEAPFHLYLIDHHLPGMVGIDTLQAIKKINPHAICIILTGFGTVELSVKAMKAGAFDFIEKPFQLDAILTLVKNALEYHRLKQENSLLQKIVREKYRFENMVGQSPLMQRLYGLIDRVANSDSTVLIQGESGTGKEVVAKSLHGNSARKDKPLIPVNCGAIPESLLESELFGHEKGAFTGAVASRIGRFELAHGGTLFLDEISELPLPLQVKLLRVLQERSFERVGGTKTIHVDVRIIAATNQDLERAVDEKRFRKDLFYRLNVIPINIPPLRERKEDIPLLVDHFIHHFNGKKQQKIEGISPDAEKLLMEYPWPGNIRELENLIERIITLKQEGYIQPSDLPDKLTKSEERHLLFQFELPEEGANFSELVSEFENQLLQQALLRANGVKNRAAQLLKMNRTTLVEKLKRRWAQTSNRLEAVPAEPGSDRDPETLSAANTDIV; this is translated from the coding sequence GTGAGCGCTGATCGGATTCTCATCGTCGAGGATGACCCGTCCATTCGTACGATCTTATCGGACCTCCTGACCCGGAACGGATATCAAACCGAAAACGCCTCGGACGGTCCTCAGGCGGTCGCGCTGGCGACAGAGGCGCCGTTTCACCTCTATTTGATCGATCATCATCTCCCCGGCATGGTCGGTATCGACACCCTGCAAGCGATCAAAAAAATAAACCCCCATGCGATCTGTATCATTTTGACCGGCTTCGGAACGGTGGAGCTCTCCGTAAAGGCGATGAAGGCAGGCGCGTTCGACTTTATTGAAAAACCGTTTCAGCTCGACGCCATTCTCACTTTGGTGAAAAATGCGCTGGAGTATCACCGATTGAAGCAAGAGAACTCTCTCTTGCAGAAGATCGTTCGGGAGAAGTATCGGTTCGAGAACATGGTCGGCCAGAGTCCCTTGATGCAACGCCTTTATGGATTAATCGACCGGGTGGCCAACAGCGACAGCACCGTTTTGATTCAGGGAGAGAGCGGAACCGGGAAAGAGGTCGTCGCCAAGTCGCTCCACGGCAACAGCGCTCGAAAAGACAAGCCGCTGATCCCGGTCAACTGCGGCGCGATTCCCGAGTCGCTTTTGGAGAGTGAGCTCTTCGGTCACGAAAAAGGGGCGTTCACCGGTGCGGTGGCCTCTCGAATTGGGCGCTTTGAGCTGGCCCATGGCGGAACGCTCTTCCTCGATGAGATCAGCGAGCTTCCCCTGCCCCTTCAAGTGAAACTCCTCCGGGTCCTTCAAGAGCGCTCGTTCGAGCGGGTCGGTGGGACCAAGACGATCCATGTCGACGTCCGCATCATCGCCGCGACCAATCAAGACTTGGAGCGCGCCGTCGACGAGAAGCGTTTTCGAAAAGACCTTTTCTACCGTCTGAATGTCATCCCGATCAATATTCCTCCCCTCCGTGAGCGGAAGGAGGATATCCCCCTGCTGGTCGATCATTTCATTCACCATTTTAACGGGAAGAAGCAACAAAAGATCGAGGGGATCTCTCCCGACGCCGAGAAGCTGTTGATGGAGTACCCCTGGCCGGGAAATATCCGTGAGCTGGAAAATCTGATCGAACGAATTATTACCCTCAAGCAAGAAGGATACATTCAGCCGTCGGACCTTCCCGATAAGCTGACCAAATCGGAAGAGCGCCATCTCCTCTTCCAATTTGAGTTGCCGGAAGAAGGGGCCAACTTTTCCGAGCTCGTCTCCGAATTCGAAAACCAGCTCCTTCAGCAAGCCTTGTTAAGGGCGAACGGGGTCAAGAACCGGGCGGCCCAGCTCCTCAAGATGAACCGGACCACCTTGGTCGAGAAACTGAAACGCCGCTGGGCGCAAACCTCCAACCGCTTGGAGGCGGTCCCAGCCGAGCCCGGCTCCGATCGGGATCCGGAAACCCTCTCTGCCGCGAACACCGACATCGTTTAA
- a CDS encoding MinD/ParA family protein, which produces MDQVNKVRGWGHSSSSPAQPRVMAVTSGKGGVGKTNVVANLAIALSRLGQRVLILDADLGLGNIDVLFGIIPPYTLEHVLRGQKSVSEVMTRGPEGIWILPTSSGMEDLTQLTSEQKLILLSELDRLEQEIDVFLIDTATGISSNVTYFNTVAQEIVVVTTPEPTSLTDAYALMKVLSRQHGEKRFNLLVNMANNEQEATDLFRKLSRVADQFLGVAVEYIGSIPHDAYLPMAVCQQKAVVERYPNARSSLRFRELAREVIQRPVSELPKGNVQFLWKTVVSRNAEGTSCVEKRLED; this is translated from the coding sequence ATGGATCAGGTGAATAAAGTCCGAGGGTGGGGCCATTCCTCTTCCAGCCCCGCTCAGCCGAGGGTGATGGCGGTGACGAGCGGCAAAGGAGGGGTCGGAAAGACCAATGTCGTCGCGAATCTCGCGATCGCTTTGTCTCGGCTGGGGCAGCGCGTTCTCATCCTCGATGCCGACCTGGGTCTCGGGAATATCGATGTTCTCTTCGGAATCATCCCCCCGTATACCCTGGAGCATGTTCTTCGCGGGCAGAAGTCCGTTTCCGAGGTCATGACCCGCGGTCCGGAGGGAATTTGGATCCTTCCGACGAGTTCCGGGATGGAAGATCTGACACAGCTGACCTCCGAGCAGAAGCTGATTCTGCTCTCCGAGCTCGATCGTCTGGAGCAGGAGATCGACGTTTTTCTAATCGATACCGCCACCGGAATCTCCTCCAACGTCACCTATTTTAATACCGTTGCCCAAGAGATCGTTGTCGTGACCACCCCGGAGCCGACCTCCCTTACCGATGCCTATGCGTTAATGAAAGTTCTCTCCCGTCAGCACGGAGAAAAAAGATTTAACCTGCTGGTCAACATGGCCAATAACGAGCAGGAGGCGACTGATCTTTTTCGGAAGCTCAGCCGGGTCGCCGATCAATTTCTCGGTGTGGCCGTGGAATACATCGGGTCGATTCCGCACGACGCGTATCTTCCGATGGCGGTCTGCCAGCAAAAAGCGGTTGTCGAGCGCTATCCGAATGCGCGGTCGAGCCTTCGATTCAGGGAGCTTGCAAGAGAAGTGATTCAGCGACCGGTCAGCGAGCTTCCCAAGGGAAACGTTCAATTCCTCTGGAAGACGGTCGTCTCTCGGAATGCAGAGGGTACTTCCTGTGTGGAAAAGAGGCTGGAGGACTAA